A genomic window from Candidatus Bathyarchaeota archaeon includes:
- the cbiT gene encoding precorrin-6Y C5,15-methyltransferase (decarboxylating) subunit CbiT, whose amino-acid sequence MVNAVSYTTGIPDSEFIQNDKVPGPTKEEIRVISLSKAKLFEGAYVIDVGCGTGGLTVEAALQVKEKGRVFALDQNKEAVDLTEQNAAKFGVQNTVEIICGQALEALPNLPQVDAVFIGGSKSLRETIQLVYKKLKVKGKVVVNSILLETAVNAVDEIRKVGFKDVDVAQIFVVKGKQVPSGTMMLARNPITIISATKK is encoded by the coding sequence ATGGTTAATGCAGTAAGTTACACAACGGGCATTCCAGATTCAGAGTTTATTCAAAACGACAAGGTTCCAGGTCCCACCAAAGAAGAAATTCGTGTAATTTCCCTTTCTAAGGCAAAGTTGTTTGAAGGCGCTTACGTTATTGATGTTGGCTGTGGCACAGGGGGATTAACTGTTGAAGCAGCTCTGCAAGTTAAAGAGAAGGGCAGAGTTTTTGCATTAGACCAAAACAAGGAAGCTGTTGATTTAACAGAACAGAATGCGGCAAAGTTTGGGGTGCAAAACACAGTTGAGATAATTTGTGGGCAAGCGTTGGAAGCATTACCGAACTTGCCTCAGGTGGATGCAGTTTTCATTGGTGGCAGCAAGTCGTTAAGGGAAACGATACAGCTTGTTTACAAAAAACTAAAGGTGAAAGGCAAAGTTGTCGTAAATTCCATCCTGTTAGAAACGGCAGTTAATGCTGTTGATGAAATCAGGAAGGTTGGCTTCAAAGATGTTGACGTAGCCCAGATTTTTGTTGTTAAAGGAAAACAGGTTCCGTCAGGTACAATGATGTTAGCACGAAATCCAATCACAATAATTTCTGCAACTAAAAAATAG
- the cbiE gene encoding precorrin-6y C5,15-methyltransferase (decarboxylating) subunit CbiE, whose amino-acid sequence MSKLKLVGMGPGSPEYITPIAKKLVKNAELVIGTKRALDLFQEYIKGETLLLTATNLKEGLKQGVESAQEGKNVVILSTGDPGFSGLLRSLVKVAGKDVDVDVIPGVSSIQVCAARLRMRWDSADLISFHAEVTNEKKNMMVEALKKGKPVMLLPDPKTFNPCNIAQFLIRQGISKVTPVGICENLTLENERIVVSTLGEILEQQFDIMCVLVVGAN is encoded by the coding sequence ATGAGCAAACTCAAACTAGTAGGAATGGGACCAGGCTCACCAGAGTATATCACTCCAATAGCAAAAAAACTCGTAAAAAACGCCGAACTAGTGATAGGCACAAAACGGGCATTAGACTTATTTCAAGAGTATATCAAAGGCGAGACTCTTCTATTGACAGCAACAAACTTAAAAGAGGGACTTAAACAAGGAGTTGAATCTGCCCAAGAAGGAAAAAACGTTGTAATCCTCTCAACCGGTGACCCAGGTTTTTCGGGTTTGTTACGTTCTCTGGTTAAAGTGGCTGGAAAAGATGTTGACGTGGATGTTATTCCGGGTGTTAGTTCAATTCAGGTTTGTGCAGCGAGACTTCGAATGCGTTGGGATAGTGCTGATTTGATTAGTTTTCATGCTGAAGTAACTAATGAGAAGAAAAACATGATGGTTGAAGCACTGAAAAAAGGTAAACCTGTTATGCTTCTTCCCGACCCAAAGACCTTTAATCCATGTAATATTGCACAGTTTCTTATTAGACAGGGAATCTCAAAGGTAACTCCAGTGGGTATTTGTGAAAATTTAACCCTAGAAAATGAAAGGATTGTTGTTTCTACGTTGGGGGAAATTTTGGAACAACAGTTTGACATTATGTGTGTATTGGTTGTAGGAGCAAATTGA
- the cbiD gene encoding cobalamin biosynthesis protein CbiD, translating to MRRVLKYGNTTGAYATAVAKAAVITLLDKPVDHVGIPSPLGIRFEILVKDCKKINDDTSIACAIKDAGEDIDATDKIEIFAKVKLTDNGKITISGGKGIGVVTKEGLPIPIGEAAINPTPRKMIKQAIWEVLPKNKGAEVTIYVPEGETVAKKTQNAKLGIIGGISILGTTGVVRPLSSMAYKSSLVPSLEVALAQKYEQIFLVPGNIGEKLAKKVFAVPEDGIVQTGDFMGYMLEKAVEKGAKKIVIFGHPGKLVKLAAGIFNTHHKMGDARMEVIAAYAGASGAETNLIQKIVQANTTEEAVKFLEPAKLVQQTFDQIAEQVYIRAVEKTENKAEIKVIMVSMNGTILGTSKNARSMIK from the coding sequence ATGCGAAGAGTTCTAAAATACGGCAACACAACTGGAGCATATGCTACAGCTGTTGCAAAAGCTGCCGTAATTACTTTGCTGGATAAACCCGTAGACCATGTAGGAATACCTAGCCCGTTAGGTATTCGTTTTGAAATTTTGGTTAAAGACTGCAAAAAAATCAATGATGACACCTCCATAGCATGTGCAATAAAGGATGCTGGAGAAGACATAGATGCAACAGATAAAATCGAAATTTTCGCTAAAGTGAAATTAACAGATAACGGCAAGATTACCATTTCAGGTGGCAAAGGGATTGGTGTTGTAACCAAAGAGGGGTTACCAATTCCGATCGGAGAAGCTGCAATCAATCCTACTCCACGGAAAATGATAAAACAAGCTATCTGGGAAGTTTTGCCAAAAAATAAAGGAGCAGAAGTAACCATATATGTTCCCGAAGGGGAAACAGTTGCTAAGAAAACTCAAAACGCAAAACTAGGAATCATAGGTGGAATATCGATTCTTGGCACAACAGGAGTGGTTAGACCCTTATCCAGTATGGCATACAAAAGTTCTCTTGTTCCTTCCCTTGAGGTTGCCCTTGCCCAAAAATATGAACAGATTTTTTTGGTTCCAGGAAACATTGGAGAAAAGCTTGCAAAGAAAGTGTTTGCAGTTCCTGAAGACGGCATAGTTCAAACTGGAGACTTTATGGGATACATGTTGGAAAAAGCCGTTGAAAAAGGGGCAAAAAAGATAGTTATTTTTGGACACCCCGGAAAATTAGTTAAACTGGCTGCAGGGATATTTAATACTCATCACAAAATGGGGGACGCCCGAATGGAAGTCATAGCAGCTTATGCAGGAGCTTCGGGTGCAGAAACAAATCTTATCCAAAAAATTGTTCAGGCTAACACAACTGAAGAAGCCGTAAAGTTTCTAGAACCAGCCAAACTGGTTCAACAAACTTTTGATCAAATTGCTGAACAAGTTTACATACGGGCAGTAGAAAAGACAGAAAACAAAGCAGAAATCAAAGTAATTATGGTATCCATGAATGGAACTATTCTGGGAACAAGCAAAAACGCTAGGAGCATGATAAAATGA
- a CDS encoding glutamyl-tRNA reductase, which yields MEASAGNSHIMNIRITHQKSGISLIETAAVKDLQNALKQFHANDEIDECVILQTCNRTEAYVVSKEPEKASEKLKEHLLNRCKTKSAETKSAIEICSNQDALKHLLRVSSGLESMVIGEDQILGQVWDAYRVAKSAKTVGPVLKTVFTRAVSVGRRVRNETKINRGAVSVGSVAVELAETLLGNLCGKTVLIMGAGETGTLVAKALATRCPNPIFIANRTYERAVKLADELQGKAVKFDKLEDVLKDADVIICSTSAPHYLLKKEPVSKIMEQRVNRKGLMIIDISNPRNVERSVQEIDGVNLYNIDDLREIADRNKDKRAEKAEKASKIVDESLFLLEQDLKAQSVSDIVAFLFAHAEEIRQKELIKAQSMLGNLDPKKKGVIDSLTFEIVEQTLVPIVAKLRNAAVNGDKQMIDAATELFKLKNKNKSGKKLEKTALILIGHGSKFPHNRETLDKLAEQIRNHSKVDTVEIAFMVRNKPTIPETLESAVKNGAKKIVMIPAFIAHGVHTKDEIPEIIKTKQEELGLKAKGVEVIYGEPLGADERIVEIIEDKALTLLGQESNDVQKFQEARNLKASTKMYNTSIKILRPFIKDIIEKAPETDIPIIERVVHTTADPEFAKLLVINKNAVKNGVAAIKAGAKIVTDVKMVQAGINKTRIKRFGGQILTYVDDRRAIELAKQESITRSAAAMQLAVKDGLDNSIVVIGNAPTAAFEIAKAVKQGLTKPALIIATPVGYVEAAESKEEIATLSVPFIIIKGPKGGSALAVAIFNAILGMAETDGNVA from the coding sequence ATGGAAGCATCTGCTGGTAACAGCCACATAATGAACATAAGAATCACACATCAAAAATCAGGCATCAGCTTAATTGAAACTGCCGCAGTCAAAGACCTACAAAACGCTCTAAAACAATTTCATGCCAATGATGAGATTGATGAATGTGTAATACTTCAAACTTGCAACCGCACAGAAGCATACGTGGTCAGTAAAGAGCCAGAAAAGGCATCAGAGAAACTTAAAGAACATTTACTAAACAGATGCAAAACAAAATCAGCAGAAACAAAAAGCGCAATTGAAATTTGTTCAAACCAGGACGCTCTCAAACATCTTCTCCGAGTTAGTTCAGGACTAGAATCAATGGTCATAGGGGAAGACCAAATCTTAGGTCAAGTATGGGATGCTTACAGAGTAGCAAAGTCTGCAAAAACTGTTGGTCCTGTACTAAAAACTGTGTTTACTCGAGCAGTTAGTGTTGGAAGACGAGTAAGAAATGAAACAAAAATCAACCGAGGGGCAGTGTCAGTAGGTTCTGTTGCTGTTGAGTTAGCAGAAACGCTGTTAGGAAACCTGTGCGGGAAAACAGTTCTAATCATGGGAGCAGGAGAAACAGGAACTCTCGTAGCCAAAGCATTAGCAACACGCTGTCCTAATCCAATTTTCATTGCTAACCGAACATATGAACGGGCAGTAAAACTTGCAGATGAGCTTCAGGGTAAAGCTGTGAAATTTGACAAACTAGAAGATGTTCTTAAAGACGCCGATGTTATAATTTGTTCTACTTCTGCACCTCATTATCTTTTGAAAAAAGAGCCAGTTTCCAAAATCATGGAACAGAGAGTTAACAGAAAAGGGTTAATGATTATCGATATTTCCAACCCCAGAAACGTCGAAAGGTCAGTTCAAGAAATTGATGGGGTAAACCTGTACAATATTGATGATCTTCGAGAAATAGCAGACAGAAATAAAGATAAACGAGCAGAAAAAGCAGAAAAGGCTTCAAAAATCGTTGATGAATCGTTGTTTTTGCTTGAACAAGATCTGAAAGCCCAGTCTGTAAGTGATATAGTTGCTTTCCTGTTTGCGCATGCTGAAGAAATTCGCCAAAAAGAGTTGATAAAAGCACAATCCATGTTGGGCAATCTGGATCCGAAAAAGAAGGGGGTTATTGACAGCTTAACTTTTGAAATAGTTGAACAAACGTTGGTTCCCATCGTAGCTAAACTACGCAATGCAGCAGTCAACGGGGACAAACAGATGATAGATGCTGCAACTGAATTATTCAAATTAAAAAACAAAAACAAGAGTGGAAAAAAATTGGAAAAAACAGCCTTGATTCTTATTGGACATGGCAGCAAGTTTCCACACAACAGGGAAACATTAGATAAACTGGCAGAACAGATTAGGAACCATTCAAAGGTTGACACAGTGGAAATTGCGTTCATGGTGAGAAACAAGCCAACAATTCCAGAAACACTAGAGAGTGCCGTAAAAAATGGTGCTAAAAAAATTGTAATGATTCCAGCATTCATTGCTCACGGGGTTCATACAAAGGATGAAATTCCGGAGATAATTAAAACAAAACAGGAAGAGTTGGGGTTAAAGGCAAAAGGGGTTGAAGTAATATACGGAGAACCTTTGGGAGCAGACGAAAGAATAGTTGAAATAATTGAGGACAAAGCCCTGACTCTACTGGGTCAAGAAAGCAATGATGTTCAAAAATTCCAAGAAGCCCGTAATTTGAAGGCTTCAACTAAAATGTATAACACCAGCATAAAGATACTCAGACCTTTCATTAAAGACATTATAGAAAAAGCTCCAGAAACAGATATACCAATAATTGAGCGTGTGGTTCATACTACTGCAGATCCAGAATTTGCCAAGCTTTTGGTTATCAACAAAAACGCGGTAAAAAATGGGGTTGCAGCCATCAAAGCGGGGGCAAAAATTGTTACAGACGTAAAAATGGTTCAGGCGGGAATTAACAAGACTCGAATCAAACGGTTTGGGGGACAGATTCTTACGTATGTAGATGATAGACGTGCCATAGAACTGGCAAAACAAGAATCAATTACAAGGTCTGCCGCTGCAATGCAGTTAGCAGTGAAAGATGGTTTAGATAACTCGATTGTTGTTATTGGGAATGCGCCAACTGCAGCTTTTGAAATTGCAAAAGCAGTTAAACAGGGTTTAACTAAACCTGCACTGATTATCGCAACTCCAGTAGGCTATGTAGAGGCAGCAGAATCAAAGGAAGAAATTGCAACTTTATCGGTACCCTTTATCATAATTAAAGGACCTAAAGGCGGAAGCGCTTTGGCAGTAGCAATTTTTAACGCAATTCTTGGAATGGCAGAAACAGATGGAAACGTCGCTTAG
- a CDS encoding AAA family ATPase, with the protein MGHRIGLVYVSGALPCFESFGNLPTDLVQEDALVDGKPASDVLDMMIVPGGSLVESQSINTNIQKEIIKMADAGKFVLGICSGFQILSNATDIGRLSPTPIMRKGLGLLDVQFQPLICTDRVKATIIGKSFITNPPGETVTGFHCHTYGKIVPGKQARPIIVSRIQRFNYRSNPQDFVSGFSNKEGNVVGILTHGLLDENPVIVQSIIKSLDISPKDLQKIKTANSLLVQKVKNEIGVSINLQPEKKYPKPSLVPVILFTTATGSGSGKTFIVTGVAGALKKRGINLGLLKIGGDIRDIVPALYLIKESMKPYSSLRLANSGWTPIFEAVNNASKDYDFLVIEGAMGPFTGFLNETVKRPATTAEIAVALGVPTVVVVACDKAGVEGATVIGLSYVNLLKTLGIKVVGIILNKVHTSYFTPKIRDSVESAFNNVGVELIGIIPKIQLEGRGAIPEIEIDYKEFGDQAIKNIEESLDLDALIRLAAPPVRSSVSYETVLKKFKQLLDTGFALDETTGDAN; encoded by the coding sequence TTGGGGCACCGAATTGGATTAGTATATGTTTCTGGGGCATTACCTTGCTTTGAAAGCTTCGGAAACCTGCCAACAGATCTAGTTCAGGAAGATGCCTTAGTTGATGGTAAACCTGCATCCGACGTTCTGGATATGATGATCGTTCCCGGCGGCAGTTTGGTTGAATCCCAAAGCATAAACACTAACATACAAAAAGAAATAATTAAAATGGCTGATGCTGGCAAGTTTGTTCTGGGAATTTGTTCAGGTTTTCAGATACTTTCGAACGCAACCGACATTGGGAGACTATCTCCTACGCCAATTATGCGAAAAGGGCTTGGATTGTTAGATGTACAATTTCAACCCTTGATATGCACTGACCGCGTCAAGGCTACAATTATTGGAAAAAGTTTCATAACTAACCCCCCAGGGGAAACAGTTACTGGTTTTCATTGCCACACATACGGTAAAATCGTTCCTGGTAAACAAGCACGACCGATAATTGTTTCTCGTATTCAGCGTTTTAATTACCGTAGTAATCCGCAGGATTTTGTTTCAGGCTTCAGTAACAAAGAAGGCAACGTGGTTGGAATTTTAACTCATGGTTTGTTGGATGAAAACCCTGTTATTGTTCAAAGTATCATAAAATCGTTAGATATATCACCTAAAGACTTGCAAAAAATAAAAACTGCCAATTCATTGTTGGTGCAAAAGGTGAAGAACGAAATCGGAGTTTCAATCAACCTGCAGCCTGAAAAAAAGTATCCAAAGCCTTCCCTAGTTCCTGTTATTTTGTTTACCACTGCGACTGGCAGTGGATCCGGTAAAACTTTCATTGTTACTGGCGTTGCTGGGGCTTTAAAGAAACGTGGAATAAACTTAGGTTTGCTGAAAATAGGAGGAGACATACGAGACATTGTTCCGGCGTTGTATTTAATTAAAGAATCTATGAAACCCTATTCTTCGTTGCGTTTAGCAAACAGTGGGTGGACCCCAATTTTTGAAGCTGTAAACAACGCAAGCAAAGACTATGATTTTCTTGTAATTGAAGGTGCCATGGGACCTTTCACTGGGTTCTTGAATGAAACTGTGAAGCGCCCTGCGACAACAGCGGAAATTGCTGTTGCTTTGGGTGTTCCAACTGTTGTAGTTGTTGCCTGTGACAAGGCAGGGGTTGAAGGTGCAACAGTAATTGGATTAAGTTATGTTAATCTGTTGAAAACACTTGGAATCAAAGTAGTGGGCATTATCTTAAACAAGGTTCACACGAGCTATTTTACTCCCAAAATCCGAGACTCTGTAGAATCTGCTTTCAACAATGTTGGTGTTGAATTAATTGGAATAATTCCAAAAATACAACTGGAAGGACGGGGAGCAATTCCTGAAATTGAAATAGATTACAAAGAATTTGGCGACCAAGCAATCAAAAATATCGAGGAATCTTTAGATTTAGATGCCCTGATACGCCTTGCTGCTCCTCCTGTACGGTCTTCGGTTAGTTATGAAACAGTTTTGAAGAAGTTTAAACAATTACTTGATACTGGCTTTGCCCTCGATGAAACAACTGGAGATGCAAACTGA
- a CDS encoding bifunctional precorrin-2 dehydrogenase/sirohydrochlorin ferrochelatase: protein MILDLDLKNKQVVIVGGGPEAHRKIMSFLDAGSKILVVSQNFLDEIHNLHELKKIELCQKNIKDANSFIGSFKQVPDVLVAVTNDHELNAQLVKRAKTAGSMVYAVDNTKISDFMLPALAKIDDVRIAVSTSGKSPSMARVLRQRIEKMITKQDLLQIKLQEYVRGELKQMIPDQKIRKIVMTEILQDTHIQKMLKKGDMDQAKQFALDITKSFQEPTTNHTEG from the coding sequence TTGATTTTAGATCTTGACCTAAAAAACAAACAAGTTGTTATCGTTGGTGGCGGACCTGAAGCCCACCGAAAAATCATGAGTTTTTTAGATGCAGGATCAAAAATCTTGGTTGTAAGCCAGAATTTTCTGGATGAAATTCATAACTTACATGAACTAAAAAAAATCGAATTATGCCAAAAAAACATCAAAGATGCCAACTCATTTATTGGCAGTTTCAAACAGGTGCCTGATGTTTTAGTTGCTGTAACAAATGACCACGAACTCAATGCACAGCTTGTTAAACGTGCTAAAACTGCAGGCTCCATGGTTTATGCCGTGGATAATACCAAAATTAGTGATTTTATGCTTCCTGCATTAGCAAAAATAGATGACGTAAGAATTGCTGTATCTACAAGTGGCAAAAGTCCTTCAATGGCTCGAGTTCTACGGCAACGAATTGAAAAAATGATAACTAAACAAGATTTGCTTCAAATCAAGTTGCAAGAATATGTAAGGGGTGAACTAAAACAGATGATCCCTGACCAAAAAATCAGAAAAATTGTCATGACCGAAATTCTTCAAGACACACACATACAAAAAATGTTGAAAAAAGGTGATATGGACCAAGCAAAACAATTTGCATTAGATATTACAAAAAGCTTTCAAGAACCAACTACTAATCATACAGAGGGTTAA
- the hemB gene encoding porphobilinogen synthase: protein MRRLRRTPALRALTTTVRIHPSNLVQPLFIDENAKSSVPLSCMSGCCRLPLDHVIDEARQILENGVNSVLLFGVPKTRDEKGSEAFNKSGIVQKAVHNLKTEFGDELVVMTDVCLCEYTNHGHCGIVKNNQILNDSTLELLQKMAVSHSEAGADIVAPSSMMDGQVMFIRQALDDSGFGNVGIMAYSAKYASSFYGPFREAVDSAPSFGNRKCYQMSYAKGSDEALREMELDANEGADILMVKPAMAYLDIISMAKSNFSLPIAAYSVSGEYAMIKTASQNGWIDEKAAGLEMLTGIKRAGADIIITYFAKDVESWLNQQ, encoded by the coding sequence ATGAGGCGACTGCGTCGGACTCCTGCTTTGCGGGCTTTAACTACTACTGTTAGGATTCATCCTAGTAATCTGGTTCAGCCTTTGTTTATTGACGAAAACGCCAAGTCATCTGTTCCTCTTTCTTGTATGTCTGGATGTTGTAGATTGCCTCTTGATCATGTAATTGATGAAGCCAGACAAATTCTAGAGAATGGTGTTAATTCTGTTCTTCTTTTTGGGGTGCCCAAAACAAGAGACGAAAAAGGCTCTGAAGCTTTTAATAAATCTGGGATTGTTCAAAAAGCAGTCCATAACCTGAAAACTGAATTTGGTGATGAACTGGTTGTTATGACTGATGTTTGTCTTTGTGAATATACAAATCATGGTCACTGTGGAATTGTAAAAAACAACCAGATACTAAATGATTCTACTTTAGAATTATTGCAGAAAATGGCTGTTAGCCACTCAGAAGCAGGAGCAGACATTGTTGCTCCATCTAGCATGATGGACGGTCAAGTGATGTTTATTCGCCAAGCGTTAGATGACTCTGGCTTTGGTAATGTTGGGATAATGGCGTATTCCGCAAAGTATGCGTCTAGTTTTTATGGTCCCTTTAGGGAAGCTGTGGATTCTGCCCCAAGTTTTGGAAACCGAAAATGTTACCAAATGAGCTACGCCAAGGGTTCTGATGAGGCTTTGCGTGAAATGGAATTAGACGCAAACGAAGGTGCAGACATTTTGATGGTCAAACCTGCAATGGCTTACTTGGATATCATTAGTATGGCAAAATCCAACTTTAGTTTACCCATAGCTGCATACAGCGTAAGCGGAGAATATGCTATGATTAAAACTGCCTCCCAGAATGGATGGATTGATGAAAAAGCTGCTGGTCTAGAGATGTTAACTGGAATCAAAAGGGCAGGTGCAGACATTATTATCACATATTTTGCTAAGGATGTTGAATCATGGCTCAACCAGCAGTAA
- the hemL gene encoding glutamate-1-semialdehyde 2,1-aminomutase, whose amino-acid sequence MAQPAVSKTNSERLFDKSRTILPGGVNSPVRAFKPYPFFVKQAKASKLYTVDDKAYLDYCLGYGPLILGHAFEGILNAVQQQLPKGTLYGVPTEIELNFVQLINELYPSMEMIRLVNSGTEATMHAIRLARGFTGKQKIIKFEGCYHGAHDYVLVKAGSGATSFGTPDSLGIPKETAQNTIVMPYNNYPVLEETIKQQSHEIAAVIVEPVIGNAGLILPSNDYLNKIRRLTQAYGVLLIFDEVITGFRLALGGAQERFEINPDITTLGKILGGGFPIAAFGGRKDIMQNLSPVGKVYQAGTFSGNPVSVAAGYAVLQTLQKNKDEIYPKLERNCQQLSNAITELASHYHIPAQVKNIASMFQIFFSTNPVTDYISAKASDIQKFSVYFHELLNQGVFIPPSQFETCFLSTAHSQEDLEQTVDAIDDALRKVSTTGGAVH is encoded by the coding sequence ATGGCTCAACCAGCAGTAAGTAAAACCAATTCAGAACGTCTCTTTGACAAATCTCGAACCATTTTACCTGGGGGCGTAAACAGTCCTGTTAGAGCGTTCAAACCCTATCCCTTCTTTGTTAAACAGGCTAAAGCCTCAAAGTTGTACACTGTGGATGACAAAGCATATCTGGACTACTGTTTGGGTTATGGACCTTTAATTCTTGGTCACGCCTTTGAAGGAATACTAAACGCAGTACAACAACAACTGCCAAAAGGTACTCTGTATGGGGTTCCAACAGAAATTGAACTCAACTTTGTCCAACTTATTAACGAACTGTATCCAAGCATGGAAATGATACGCCTTGTAAACTCCGGCACTGAAGCTACGATGCATGCAATACGCCTTGCTAGAGGCTTTACTGGAAAACAAAAAATCATAAAATTTGAGGGTTGCTATCATGGAGCACATGATTACGTTTTGGTAAAAGCAGGTTCAGGTGCAACTTCTTTTGGAACTCCAGATTCTCTTGGAATTCCTAAAGAAACTGCTCAAAACACTATCGTTATGCCCTACAACAACTATCCTGTTTTGGAAGAAACCATTAAACAGCAAAGCCATGAAATTGCAGCAGTTATCGTTGAACCCGTGATTGGAAATGCTGGTCTCATACTGCCAAGCAATGATTATCTAAACAAGATTCGGCGTTTAACTCAAGCTTATGGGGTTCTTTTGATATTTGATGAGGTCATCACAGGTTTTCGGCTTGCCCTAGGAGGCGCCCAAGAACGTTTCGAAATAAACCCTGATATTACTACTTTAGGCAAGATACTTGGGGGTGGATTTCCAATAGCCGCCTTTGGTGGAAGAAAAGACATAATGCAAAATCTTTCTCCTGTGGGCAAGGTGTATCAAGCAGGCACCTTCAGCGGGAACCCTGTTTCTGTGGCTGCAGGTTACGCGGTTCTTCAAACTTTACAGAAAAACAAGGATGAAATATATCCTAAACTTGAACGCAACTGCCAACAATTATCAAACGCTATAACTGAACTGGCTTCACACTATCACATACCTGCTCAAGTAAAAAACATTGCATCTATGTTTCAGATTTTCTTTTCTACTAATCCCGTTACAGATTACATCAGCGCCAAAGCATCTGATATCCAAAAGTTTTCAGTATATTTCCATGAACTCTTGAATCAAGGAGTGTTTATTCCTCCGTCCCAGTTTGAAACCTGTTTCTTGTCTACTGCTCACAGCCAAGAAGACTTGGAACAGACTGTAGATGCTATTGATGATGCTCTGCGTAAAGTCTCAACTACTGGAGGCGCTGTTCATTGA
- the hemC gene encoding hydroxymethylbilane synthase, translating to MILTVGTRGSKLSLMQTNTVLKRLHSLNPHVQFDVKIIKTLGDKDQSQSLFSLDRKGIFEKEIDQAIEKGEVDFAVHSLKDVPILEHSQTMIVAIPERNSPHDVLISKNKLSFAELPEGAVIGTSSLRRMAQVKYLRPDLQIKPIRGNVDTRIKKVNNGDFDAIVVAEAGLNRLGLENKITERFSLDQFSPSAGQGALALAVKQDNESVIRVLESVDHVPSHAEITAERNLVLALEGGCRVPIGTIGRANGDQLVFSACVFSLDGQKKIFSSAKGSLADAQDLGKKVAQDLIAKGAKKFEAEWREKYGTW from the coding sequence TTGATTTTGACTGTTGGTACCCGTGGAAGTAAACTCTCGTTGATGCAAACAAACACTGTTTTGAAACGTCTTCATTCCCTTAATCCTCACGTCCAATTTGACGTAAAAATAATCAAAACCTTAGGGGACAAAGACCAGTCCCAGTCACTTTTTTCCCTTGACCGAAAAGGCATATTTGAAAAAGAAATCGACCAAGCAATCGAAAAAGGAGAAGTCGACTTCGCTGTTCACAGCCTTAAAGATGTTCCCATTCTAGAACACTCTCAAACAATGATTGTTGCGATACCTGAACGCAATTCACCTCATGACGTGCTAATTTCAAAGAATAAACTTTCGTTTGCCGAATTGCCCGAAGGTGCAGTAATTGGAACCAGCAGTTTACGACGAATGGCTCAGGTTAAGTATCTTCGACCTGATTTGCAGATTAAACCGATACGTGGCAACGTTGACACGAGAATAAAAAAAGTGAATAATGGTGACTTTGATGCGATTGTTGTTGCTGAAGCTGGGCTTAACAGGCTAGGTTTAGAAAACAAAATTACTGAGCGTTTCTCGTTGGATCAGTTTTCTCCTTCTGCTGGACAAGGCGCCTTAGCATTGGCTGTAAAACAGGATAACGAATCTGTGATTAGAGTTCTTGAATCAGTAGATCATGTTCCATCTCATGCCGAAATAACTGCTGAACGAAACTTAGTGCTTGCCCTTGAAGGCGGTTGCAGAGTCCCAATTGGAACGATTGGACGTGCAAATGGTGACCAGTTAGTATTTTCTGCTTGTGTGTTTTCTTTGGATGGTCAAAAAAAGATTTTTTCTTCAGCAAAAGGCAGCCTTGCAGACGCTCAGGATTTAGGCAAAAAAGTTGCCCAAGATCTCATAGCCAAGGGCGCTAAGAAGTTTGAAGCAGAATGGAGGGAAAAATATGGCACGTGGTAA